A region from the Chroogloeocystis siderophila 5.2 s.c.1 genome encodes:
- a CDS encoding LysE family translocator: MNISFLLQGIILGFSIAAPVGPIGVLCIRRTLAHGRTAGLISGLGAATADAFYGCIAGFGLTLVSNFLVNQQLWIRVIGGIFLFYLGIKIFLSKPAEVSASVKSNSLFGSYSSTLFLTLTNPATILSFAAIFAGLGVLEGSYFDAIILVIGVFVGSTLWWLFLSFGIDVVRMRFSQRGFVWINRISGMILVMFGAIALGGGLFSL, encoded by the coding sequence ATGAATATCAGCTTTTTGCTGCAAGGTATTATTCTAGGCTTTTCGATTGCAGCACCAGTAGGACCAATTGGTGTACTGTGTATCCGACGCACTCTTGCACATGGGCGTACTGCGGGTTTGATTTCGGGTTTGGGTGCGGCGACGGCTGATGCTTTTTATGGTTGTATTGCTGGTTTTGGATTAACTCTAGTTTCCAATTTTTTAGTCAATCAGCAGTTATGGATTCGTGTAATTGGGGGAATTTTTCTCTTTTATCTCGGTATTAAAATATTCTTGAGTAAACCAGCAGAAGTTTCTGCTTCGGTTAAAAGTAATAGTCTATTTGGTAGTTATAGTTCTACATTGTTTCTGACATTAACTAATCCTGCAACAATTCTTTCATTCGCGGCAATTTTTGCGGGGTTGGGAGTGTTAGAAGGAAGTTATTTTGATGCAATAATTTTAGTGATAGGTGTGTTTGTTGGTTCAACTTTATGGTGGTTGTTTCTCAGTTTTGGAATTGATGTTGTGCGAATGCGCTTTTCTCAACGCGGTTTTGTCTGGATTAACAGAATTTCAGGAATGATTCTTGTAATGTTTGGTGCGATCGCCTTGGGAGGTGGGCTGTTCTCGTTATAA
- a CDS encoding Lrp/AsnC family transcriptional regulator: MDEIDMKIVEQLMAQGRITWSELAGILELSAPATADRVRRLEGGVIKGYTAIVDSEAIGYSLTAFIAVTLERPEHRSAFLQRVNDLPQVQECHHVTGDDDYLLKVRCRNTKDLERLISESLKELPGIVRTRTTVVLSTLKETAAMPLPPNNSIH; the protein is encoded by the coding sequence ATGGATGAAATAGATATGAAAATCGTTGAGCAACTTATGGCTCAAGGTAGAATCACTTGGTCTGAACTTGCAGGAATTTTGGAACTGTCAGCCCCAGCGACAGCGGATAGAGTGCGTCGTCTTGAAGGTGGAGTTATTAAAGGCTATACAGCCATAGTTGACTCAGAAGCGATTGGTTATAGTCTGACTGCTTTTATTGCTGTCACCTTAGAACGCCCAGAACATCGAAGTGCTTTTTTGCAAAGAGTCAACGACTTACCACAAGTACAAGAATGCCATCATGTCACTGGAGATGACGATTACTTACTTAAGGTACGCTGTCGCAATACTAAAGATTTAGAACGGTTGATTAGTGAATCACTCAAAGAATTACCAGGAATTGTGAGAACCCGCACTACGGTAGTTTTATCCACACTCAAAGAAACCGCAGCAATGCCTTTACCGCCAAATAATTCTATACACTAA
- the trmFO gene encoding FADH(2)-oxidizing methylenetetrahydrofolate--tRNA-(uracil(54)-C(5))-methyltransferase TrmFO encodes MQEPIHVIGGGIAGTEAAWQIAVWGVPVILHEMRPTRFSPAHHSQELAELVCSNSFGAQASDRAAGLLHEELRRLGSVVISKADEHAVPAGGALAVDRGRFSHDLTETLANHPLIELRRQEVPEIPQSGVVVLATGPLTSPALAEALRRFTGMEYLSFFDAASPIVVGESINRDVAFLASRYDKGDAAYLNCPMNREQYLRFWQELCTAEQTELKDFERETAKFFEACLPIEELARRGEDTMRYGPLKPVGLFDARQGDFRAPENQSKRPYAVVQLRQEDKAGKLWNMVGFQTNLRWGEQKRIFQLIPGLENAEFVRLGVMHRNTFINAPELLLSTLQFKHRATLLAAGQLIGTEGYTAAAAGGWLAGTNAARLALGKEPLRLPPTTMMGALFEFISSASPKHFQPMPPNFGILPDLAERIRNKQQRYGMYRDRALNDLNCWQVENIVSNTIQVAV; translated from the coding sequence ATGCAAGAACCTATTCATGTTATAGGTGGAGGAATTGCAGGTACAGAAGCTGCCTGGCAAATTGCCGTTTGGGGAGTGCCTGTAATTTTACATGAAATGCGCCCGACAAGGTTTAGTCCAGCACATCACTCGCAAGAGTTAGCTGAGTTGGTTTGTAGCAATTCTTTTGGGGCGCAAGCAAGCGATCGCGCCGCTGGTTTATTGCACGAAGAACTACGCCGTTTGGGTTCGGTTGTGATTTCAAAAGCCGACGAACACGCAGTTCCTGCGGGTGGCGCATTAGCGGTGGATAGAGGACGCTTTAGCCATGATTTAACCGAAACTTTGGCAAATCACCCCTTGATTGAATTGCGGCGTCAAGAAGTACCAGAAATTCCGCAATCGGGCGTTGTTGTCCTCGCAACTGGTCCTTTGACGAGTCCTGCTTTAGCTGAAGCGTTGCGGCGCTTCACTGGGATGGAATACCTCAGCTTTTTTGATGCTGCTAGTCCAATTGTGGTTGGTGAGTCAATTAATCGCGACGTTGCGTTTCTAGCTTCGCGTTACGACAAAGGCGATGCGGCATATCTCAATTGTCCGATGAATCGTGAGCAGTATTTGCGATTTTGGCAAGAACTATGTACAGCAGAACAAACTGAACTGAAAGACTTTGAACGCGAAACCGCGAAGTTTTTTGAAGCGTGTTTACCTATTGAGGAATTAGCGCGGCGTGGCGAAGATACTATGCGTTATGGTCCCCTCAAGCCTGTAGGATTATTTGACGCACGTCAGGGAGATTTCCGCGCCCCAGAAAATCAATCGAAGCGTCCTTATGCTGTGGTGCAACTGCGTCAAGAAGATAAGGCAGGTAAACTGTGGAACATGGTAGGATTCCAAACAAATCTTCGTTGGGGCGAACAAAAACGCATATTTCAGTTGATTCCTGGTTTAGAAAATGCAGAATTTGTGCGGCTGGGTGTGATGCACCGCAATACTTTTATCAACGCCCCAGAGTTACTATTATCTACTTTGCAGTTTAAACACCGTGCGACTTTACTTGCTGCGGGACAGTTAATTGGTACAGAAGGTTACACCGCTGCTGCTGCTGGTGGTTGGTTAGCCGGAACAAATGCGGCGCGGTTGGCATTGGGTAAAGAACCGTTAAGATTACCGCCAACAACGATGATGGGGGCTTTGTTTGAGTTTATTAGTTCTGCATCACCGAAGCATTTTCAGCCAATGCCTCCCAATTTTGGGATTTTACCAGATTTAGCCGAGAGAATTAGAAATAAGCAACAAAGGTACGGAATGTATCGCGATCGCGCTTTAAATGACCTGAATTGCTGGCAGGTAGAAAATATAGTATCTAACACAATTCAAGTCGCTGTTTAA